One Methanoculleus sp. 7T genomic window carries:
- a CDS encoding flippase: MVASVPETRRFALDVSMLFIASIASMLVGFVIVVVMGRYLGPDDLGLYRMTSTVYGIIMLGASMGLPAAVTKYTAEQRTDRAAMSRSVSAGILLSLAVGICLTLLMAVFPELASGPFDMPGLADLLRLLSPVYPFALVGGVLLGLFNGIREMKHYALSMMIQSGTMVIVTLGFIVAGAGVAGAVIGIASSWVASSLYLLLMSRQYFSFTLEYFVPAAKSLARFGFQMLTAGAINDINNELDTLLIGFFLTSTDVGLYAVAIMISRFFGLIPLSVQKITYAATSSHWQENNHAALHTMIDKSMKYCSMILILGGLCVAFFAHPIVCGLFGDEFQAAILPMQILLTGMVIRGGVETSVGGSIAAIGRPDLVMGVSAVMLVVNGSLNLMLIPQYGILGAALATFVSLVGGSALYVRLLVKYLSFKVDYGWYGRIYGLAFIGVILYVAGARIADANLLGIFILLGFAVAVYGLLLSNEDKNILKDLIYSLVSGR; encoded by the coding sequence ATGGTGGCGAGTGTTCCGGAGACCCGAAGGTTTGCCCTCGACGTGAGCATGCTCTTCATAGCATCCATAGCCAGCATGCTGGTGGGGTTCGTCATCGTCGTCGTCATGGGCAGGTACCTCGGGCCCGATGATCTCGGGCTGTACCGCATGACATCGACGGTCTACGGCATCATAATGCTCGGCGCGTCGATGGGCCTCCCGGCGGCGGTCACCAAGTATACTGCCGAGCAGAGAACCGACAGGGCGGCAATGAGCCGATCGGTCTCTGCAGGCATCCTACTCTCGCTTGCCGTCGGCATATGCCTCACGCTCCTGATGGCGGTCTTCCCCGAACTGGCGAGCGGCCCGTTTGACATGCCAGGACTTGCCGATCTCCTCCGGCTCCTCTCTCCGGTCTACCCGTTCGCACTGGTGGGAGGGGTTCTGCTCGGTCTTTTTAACGGCATACGGGAGATGAAGCACTATGCGCTGTCGATGATGATCCAGAGCGGGACCATGGTCATTGTAACCTTAGGGTTCATTGTGGCCGGGGCAGGCGTCGCCGGCGCCGTGATCGGCATCGCCTCATCATGGGTTGCAAGTTCTCTGTATCTTCTCCTGATGAGCAGGCAGTACTTTTCATTTACCTTGGAATACTTTGTTCCCGCCGCAAAGAGTCTCGCGCGGTTCGGCTTTCAGATGCTCACGGCGGGGGCTATCAACGACATTAACAATGAACTGGATACGCTCCTCATCGGGTTCTTCCTGACATCGACGGATGTCGGGCTGTATGCGGTCGCGATCATGATCAGCAGGTTCTTCGGGCTGATACCTCTCTCCGTTCAGAAGATAACGTATGCGGCGACATCCTCGCACTGGCAGGAGAACAACCATGCCGCACTTCATACGATGATCGACAAGAGCATGAAGTATTGTTCGATGATTCTTATCCTCGGCGGCCTATGCGTCGCGTTCTTTGCACACCCGATTGTTTGCGGCCTCTTTGGAGACGAGTTCCAAGCCGCGATCCTTCCCATGCAGATCCTGCTCACCGGCATGGTGATACGGGGAGGAGTTGAGACCTCCGTCGGGGGGTCGATTGCGGCGATAGGCCGGCCCGACCTCGTCATGGGAGTGAGCGCAGTTATGCTGGTCGTCAACGGCAGCCTGAACCTGATGCTCATCCCTCAATACGGCATTCTGGGCGCAGCCCTTGCGACCTTTGTCTCCCTTGTGGGGGGTTCGGCCCTCTACGTGAGGTTACTGGTCAAATATCTCTCTTTTAAAGTAGACTACGGGTGGTACGGCAGGATCTACGGCCTCGCGTTTATAGGAGTTATCCTGTATGTTGCGGGCGCCAGAATTGCCGATGCGAATCTCCTTGGGATTTTTATTCTGCTCGGGTTTGCCGTAGCAGTCTACGGTCTGCTGCTATCGAACGAGGATAAAAACATTCTTAAAGATCTAATCTATTCTCTCGTGTCTGGGAGGTAA
- a CDS encoding glycosyltransferase family 4 protein has translation MTGLFLKVRVLSLEPVFPPDAANGRSVHVYELVRNLAGQGHQVHIFSTWAGGGLSAPKITCSRISARNTPLLYLQYLGTILYLSLFKRYDAVYTRNTPFGVLGAFFFKTLRGTRLVCEVNGIADDEFDLEWSRDCTTGSRKVQRSSIRDRMNRLLAKFSERYIVGKADAVVAVTEGIKTYLIDRYGLPEARVSVIANGANTDIFFPRDRHEARRLLGLPVEDRYVCFVGNFAPWQGVEYLIQAVPDIISQDPCVCILLVGDGAMRQAWTSLAASVGALNHIRFTGAVPYEDVVLYIGASDICVAPFISRRNERIGLSPLKIYEYLACGRPVIASRINGITELLTRSGGGIAVAPEDPRELADAVHRLLSSESLRREMGYRGCAYVTANHTWEKVAADVAGTLANNTNGAPSPLDSGDTRPRGQQ, from the coding sequence GTGACGGGGTTGTTTCTAAAGGTGCGTGTACTATCGCTGGAGCCAGTCTTCCCTCCGGATGCTGCCAACGGCAGGTCCGTCCACGTGTATGAACTGGTGCGGAATCTTGCCGGGCAGGGCCATCAGGTGCATATCTTCTCTACATGGGCGGGGGGCGGCCTATCCGCCCCGAAGATCACCTGTTCGCGTATATCGGCACGGAATACTCCGCTCCTCTATCTGCAGTATCTGGGAACCATCCTCTACCTCTCGCTCTTCAAACGGTACGATGCCGTATACACCAGGAACACTCCTTTCGGTGTACTGGGAGCGTTCTTCTTCAAGACGCTTCGGGGAACAAGGCTGGTCTGTGAGGTCAACGGCATTGCGGACGATGAATTCGATTTGGAATGGAGCCGAGATTGTACCACCGGATCCCGGAAGGTCCAACGATCCTCCATCCGGGACCGTATGAACCGCTTGCTTGCAAAATTCTCCGAGCGCTATATTGTCGGCAAGGCCGACGCTGTCGTTGCCGTCACCGAGGGGATCAAGACATACCTCATCGACCGGTACGGCCTGCCTGAGGCACGAGTATCGGTCATAGCCAACGGCGCCAACACCGATATCTTTTTTCCCCGGGACCGGCATGAGGCCAGACGCCTCCTCGGCCTGCCCGTCGAAGACCGGTATGTCTGTTTTGTCGGCAACTTCGCACCGTGGCAGGGCGTTGAGTATCTCATCCAAGCCGTACCCGATATAATCTCTCAAGACCCCTGCGTCTGTATTCTGCTTGTGGGCGACGGCGCGATGCGGCAAGCGTGGACATCCCTGGCTGCCTCGGTTGGCGCCCTCAACCATATCCGTTTCACCGGTGCGGTCCCCTATGAGGATGTTGTGCTCTACATCGGTGCTAGCGACATCTGTGTCGCCCCGTTCATCTCTCGGAGGAACGAGCGCATCGGCCTCTCGCCGTTGAAGATCTATGAGTACCTCGCGTGCGGGAGGCCCGTTATAGCGAGCAGGATAAACGGCATCACCGAACTGCTGACGCGATCCGGGGGCGGCATCGCTGTGGCGCCCGAGGACCCCCGCGAACTGGCCGATGCCGTGCATCGTCTGCTCTCGAGCGAAAGCCTCCGAAGGGAGATGGGATACCGCGGATGCGCATATGTCACGGCAAATCATACTTGGGAGAAGGTAGCTGCGGATGTGGCCGGCACCTTGGCAAACAACACCAACGGTGCCCCCTCACCGCTTGATTCCGGGGATACGCGGCCAAGGGGGCAGCAATGA
- a CDS encoding glycosyltransferase family 4 protein: MRIGYFKTEFPHVDPVTGEIVRLDGGGGSVALNLALQMARRGHEVVVFTSSDDGQSYSEEYGGVEIVRYRKAFTIGQAPMSLSLLFRPHFTKRKLDIVHTHMGNLPAPLVAYWYARSKGIPLVTTYHNDCTCDFGSAVRRFCVYLTDRLFYDMVLSGSDRIIGLSEQSVEQSEHLERYAENVTVVRNGIDLRELEVACRKDECRRTLGLPRDATVILFVGALLPIKGLDILLEAMQRVLVACPEAYLVIVGDGAFRAEFQARVPVLGIEGNTIFTGPVYGKRKAMYFNAADIFVLPSISEAFGLVLLEASACGLPLVVSALKSLQAIVRDGYNGLYVNTGDYVDLAEKLIYLVRNADVRHAMGECAREALADRYYDYSWERNAELTEQVYREVLEQHAR, from the coding sequence ATGAGGATAGGCTACTTCAAGACCGAGTTCCCGCATGTTGACCCTGTCACCGGTGAGATCGTCCGCCTCGACGGGGGCGGGGGAAGTGTGGCGCTTAACCTTGCGCTCCAAATGGCGCGACGCGGTCACGAGGTCGTAGTGTTTACGTCCTCTGACGATGGCCAAAGTTATTCGGAGGAGTACGGCGGGGTCGAGATCGTGCGCTACCGCAAGGCGTTCACTATCGGGCAGGCTCCGATGTCGCTATCCCTGCTGTTCCGACCTCACTTCACCAAAAGGAAATTAGATATCGTCCATACCCATATGGGAAACCTGCCCGCTCCTCTTGTGGCATACTGGTATGCACGATCGAAGGGCATCCCGCTCGTGACCACGTACCATAACGATTGCACCTGCGATTTCGGAAGCGCCGTGCGCAGGTTCTGCGTTTACTTGACTGATCGCCTCTTCTACGACATGGTCCTCTCGGGAAGCGACCGGATCATCGGACTTTCCGAGCAGAGTGTGGAGCAGTCGGAACACCTGGAACGGTATGCTGAGAATGTAACCGTTGTCAGAAACGGGATCGACCTCCGGGAACTCGAGGTCGCCTGCCGGAAGGATGAGTGCCGGCGGACTCTCGGGTTGCCGAGAGACGCGACGGTCATCCTCTTCGTCGGCGCTCTGCTGCCGATAAAAGGCCTGGACATCCTCCTTGAGGCTATGCAGCGAGTCCTTGTAGCGTGCCCCGAAGCATATCTCGTTATCGTCGGTGACGGGGCGTTCAGGGCTGAATTTCAAGCCCGGGTGCCGGTACTCGGAATCGAGGGAAACACCATATTCACCGGGCCGGTCTACGGCAAGCGGAAAGCAATGTACTTCAATGCGGCCGATATCTTTGTGCTCCCCTCGATCTCGGAAGCATTCGGCCTGGTTCTTCTTGAGGCTTCGGCCTGCGGCCTGCCCCTGGTAGTAAGCGCATTGAAATCGCTCCAAGCAATCGTCCGCGACGGCTATAACGGCTTGTACGTGAACACCGGGGACTATGTCGACCTGGCGGAGAAACTCATTTATCTGGTCCGAAACGCCGATGTTCGGCATGCGATGGGCGAGTGCGCGCGAGAAGCCCTCGCAGACCGGTATTATGACTACTCATGGGAGCGAAACGCGGAACTGACCGAGCAGGTCTACAGAGAGGTCCTTGAACAGCATGCCCGATAA
- a CDS encoding ORC1-type DNA replication protein — MKKNLLMWDETLFRDPEVFEIDYVPEQFNHRDAQIRELAFQVRPGLRGVRPQNTICRGLPGTGKTTSVKKVFAEIEETTKKLVPVYINCQIDNTKFAIFSQIYRRVTGHLPPASGTSFKQVFDAIARTLLREEQVLLVALDDANYLLYENEINRVLYPLLRSHEAYPGVRIGVIAIVSDMSVSLQSEVDARVASVFRPTEIYFPPYSEEEIHGILEERVLQGLYPNVLRPEILDLVVEQTMKNGDLRVGIDLLKRATLNAEKEARRCVEREDVCKAYEVSRYLHLAYSIRALRDDEREVLAGIAEMSARDDREMSAGDVYRFVKDQVGVGYTKYYEMIRKFDAMRLLNLHYRQGRGRTRLISLRYDPKRVLEHLRQ, encoded by the coding sequence ATGAAGAAGAACCTGCTCATGTGGGACGAGACGCTTTTTCGGGACCCCGAAGTCTTCGAGATCGATTATGTCCCCGAGCAGTTCAACCATCGCGACGCCCAGATCCGGGAACTCGCCTTCCAGGTCCGGCCCGGCCTGCGGGGAGTGCGGCCCCAGAACACCATCTGCCGGGGCCTCCCCGGGACAGGGAAGACGACGAGCGTGAAGAAGGTCTTCGCCGAGATCGAGGAGACCACAAAGAAACTGGTCCCGGTCTACATCAACTGCCAGATCGACAACACCAAGTTCGCCATCTTCTCACAGATCTATCGGCGCGTCACCGGCCATCTGCCGCCGGCGTCGGGCACATCGTTCAAGCAGGTCTTCGATGCCATAGCCCGGACGCTCCTCCGGGAGGAGCAGGTGCTCTTGGTAGCGCTGGACGATGCAAACTACCTCCTCTATGAGAACGAGATCAACCGTGTTCTCTACCCCTTGCTCCGCTCCCATGAGGCCTATCCGGGGGTTCGGATCGGTGTGATCGCCATCGTCAGCGATATGTCGGTCAGCCTGCAGAGCGAGGTGGACGCCCGGGTAGCGTCGGTCTTCCGGCCCACCGAGATATACTTCCCCCCTTACTCAGAGGAGGAGATCCACGGCATCCTCGAGGAGCGGGTCCTGCAAGGGCTCTACCCGAACGTCCTTCGGCCCGAGATACTGGACCTCGTGGTGGAGCAGACGATGAAGAACGGCGACCTCCGGGTCGGCATAGACCTGCTCAAACGGGCGACCCTGAACGCCGAGAAAGAGGCACGCCGCTGTGTCGAGCGGGAGGATGTCTGCAAAGCCTATGAGGTCTCCCGATATCTGCACCTTGCATACTCGATTCGGGCGCTCAGGGATGATGAGAGAGAGGTGTTGGCCGGGATCGCAGAGATGTCGGCCCGCGACGACCGCGAGATGAGCGCCGGCGACGTTTACCGCTTCGTAAAAGATCAGGTGGGGGTCGGTTACACCAAATATTACGAGATGATCCGAAAGTTTGATGCAATGCGGCTCTTAAACCTCCACTACCGTCAAGGTAGGGGACGAACACGGCTGATCAGTCTCCGCTACGATCCCAAGCGTGTGCTCGAACACCTGCGGCAATAG
- a CDS encoding glycosyltransferase family 4 protein, with amino-acid sequence MPDKSTGDESGLPAPRTGTMTARRTIVLVTGRWRRDQALYPAEKLIAILKACADSTVWIATKEGGLHYRDDEVRIVEVQDRLVEEPLYVNIFYHILHQLRVLLLLLKIGGDTVVFAFGSDLCLLPILFGRLAGKEIILRTDGRPSAVLKMDDKRATPLKGRMFELVERITYAAASRIVPESPIMVSRYHLEKYRHKIETGGLYVDAGLFARTTNLEERRFRAGFIGRLSEEKGVLAFAESLPAVLPDSDAEAVIIGYGHLAPEVARILSAKGIRHQVICTGRVDNGDLPRYLNEIQTVVVPSAFEGLPNIVLESMACGCVVLATPVGGIPDLIRDGVTGFLLDDRSPAAIAEGVSRACTHHDREGIAENGRRLIEQQYVFSVAVERYRRILGDSTPAG; translated from the coding sequence ATGCCCGATAAGAGCACAGGCGATGAGAGCGGTCTCCCGGCCCCAAGGACGGGGACCATGACCGCTCGGCGGACTATCGTACTGGTAACCGGGCGGTGGCGGAGAGATCAGGCCCTCTATCCGGCCGAGAAGTTGATCGCGATCTTAAAAGCCTGTGCCGACTCGACTGTCTGGATAGCCACGAAAGAAGGGGGCCTCCATTATCGAGATGACGAAGTACGCATCGTGGAGGTCCAGGATCGGCTGGTTGAAGAGCCCCTTTATGTGAACATATTCTACCATATTCTCCACCAACTTCGGGTGCTCTTGCTCCTCCTCAAAATAGGGGGAGACACGGTAGTCTTTGCATTCGGCTCGGACCTCTGTCTTCTTCCCATCCTTTTTGGGAGATTGGCAGGAAAAGAGATCATTTTGAGAACCGATGGCCGGCCTTCAGCGGTCCTCAAGATGGATGACAAACGGGCGACTCCCCTCAAAGGGCGGATGTTTGAGTTGGTTGAGCGGATCACCTACGCCGCAGCAAGCAGGATTGTCCCGGAGAGCCCGATTATGGTGTCGCGCTATCATCTTGAGAAGTATCGGCACAAGATTGAGACCGGCGGTCTGTACGTTGATGCCGGCCTTTTTGCGCGTACCACGAACCTGGAAGAGCGGAGGTTTCGGGCGGGTTTTATTGGGCGCCTCTCCGAGGAGAAAGGAGTGCTCGCGTTTGCAGAGTCTCTCCCCGCCGTCCTGCCGGACTCCGATGCTGAAGCGGTGATCATCGGATACGGGCACTTGGCGCCCGAAGTGGCTCGAATACTGTCGGCCAAGGGTATCCGCCATCAGGTGATCTGTACCGGGCGAGTAGACAACGGTGATCTTCCCCGGTACCTCAACGAGATACAAACAGTCGTGGTGCCCTCTGCATTTGAGGGGCTCCCCAACATTGTGCTGGAATCGATGGCATGCGGTTGTGTTGTGCTCGCTACGCCGGTCGGAGGTATCCCCGATCTCATCCGTGACGGCGTAACGGGGTTCCTTCTGGACGATCGATCCCCCGCGGCGATCGCCGAGGGCGTCTCCCGGGCCTGCACGCACCATGACCGTGAGGGGATTGCGGAGAACGGACGCCGTCTAATCGAACAGCAGTACGTATTCTCTGTGGCCGTCGAGCGGTACAGACGGATCCTCGGGGATTCTACCCCTGCAGGTTGA
- a CDS encoding glycosyltransferase family protein codes for MSKNPLEVRQSGPSLPQRLDLLLAGTGAAAAVIQLARGAVNGSIVSLLFGILAFVPCTSWLFMRSHTQPALGFPCSRRTIFSLFAIGFWALFIAGILMLYYHADAYQRPSGYLITVALMAGVLVCEILCSTRRASGFILLQIILLGVSVSWSQVVNYPGVVGMDPWFHQMFTDHLIENHYLLQDYNYAHFPLFHLLIGQTAILTGLGYKVAALLSVSLMQITCNVLFVYLLGVAVFRSRKVGMLASLMVALSPYHIYMSYWSIPNAFAAIFVLIALYLLFRWRNGSRIFAVLMGLVLGTLILTHTISALCMAIVLFTIWGASRIYRRFHGGDGVNCIPISVPVIFTAAMLAWWFVDTVTMSHLAGLLAESFSINYFQVAPAELVGHTLASPVEEAYNNLGLYLPLFFSLIGVFFMVSTKGTPRQFIAAFAGLVPFAITIAAFLIGFAIIPDRWFYFSGILLGGPLAFAILLVGGQWKHRGEIVSFAIPVLIVIVFAYLAVTNPIGDHWDPLISPNSTRNALFESEIDAYSTVANVSQSPIKTDRYYAESQKWVLNATIPFDDEVYSRNYGGLSRNLVLIRSVVEDEPFTLYSVTYRLDYSLGSDLMGAGFSRIYDSRTVKGYLFQ; via the coding sequence ATGAGTAAAAATCCGCTCGAGGTCCGGCAGAGCGGTCCAAGCCTCCCGCAGAGGCTGGACCTGCTCCTCGCCGGCACCGGGGCCGCCGCCGCAGTCATCCAATTGGCCCGGGGTGCCGTCAACGGGAGCATCGTCTCTCTCCTCTTTGGAATCCTCGCTTTTGTCCCCTGTACATCTTGGCTTTTCATGAGGTCGCATACGCAACCGGCCCTCGGATTCCCCTGCTCGCGGAGAACGATCTTCTCACTCTTCGCTATAGGGTTCTGGGCGCTTTTCATCGCCGGTATTCTGATGCTCTACTATCATGCGGATGCCTACCAGCGGCCTTCCGGCTACCTGATCACCGTTGCACTTATGGCGGGCGTGCTGGTCTGCGAAATACTTTGTTCCACCCGACGGGCGTCCGGGTTCATCCTGCTACAGATCATCCTGCTCGGCGTATCGGTCTCCTGGTCCCAGGTCGTGAACTATCCCGGCGTGGTGGGTATGGACCCCTGGTTCCACCAGATGTTCACAGACCACCTCATAGAGAACCATTACCTCCTGCAGGATTACAATTATGCTCACTTCCCCCTCTTCCACCTACTCATCGGGCAGACTGCGATCCTGACGGGACTTGGCTATAAGGTTGCAGCCCTTCTCTCCGTGAGCCTGATGCAGATCACCTGCAACGTGCTCTTTGTCTATCTCTTAGGGGTTGCCGTCTTTCGGAGTCGGAAGGTGGGTATGCTCGCATCCTTGATGGTGGCCCTCTCGCCGTATCACATATACATGAGTTATTGGTCCATTCCGAACGCGTTCGCAGCAATTTTCGTTTTGATTGCACTCTACCTGCTTTTCCGCTGGAGGAACGGGTCTCGGATCTTTGCCGTGCTCATGGGCCTTGTACTGGGAACGTTAATTCTCACGCATACAATTTCCGCCCTCTGCATGGCTATTGTTCTTTTTACCATCTGGGGAGCATCCCGTATTTATCGGAGGTTTCATGGAGGAGACGGAGTAAATTGCATCCCGATCTCCGTCCCGGTCATCTTCACTGCAGCGATGCTGGCATGGTGGTTCGTGGATACGGTCACCATGAGCCACCTTGCCGGGCTCCTGGCCGAATCGTTCAGTATCAACTACTTCCAAGTGGCTCCGGCCGAACTCGTGGGTCACACGCTCGCATCGCCGGTGGAGGAGGCCTATAACAATCTGGGGTTATACCTGCCGCTCTTCTTCTCGCTGATCGGTGTCTTCTTCATGGTCTCGACGAAGGGCACGCCCCGCCAGTTCATCGCCGCATTCGCGGGTCTTGTCCCCTTCGCCATAACCATCGCAGCGTTTCTTATCGGTTTCGCTATTATCCCCGACCGATGGTTCTACTTCTCGGGGATTCTTCTCGGCGGCCCCCTGGCTTTTGCCATACTCCTGGTGGGCGGGCAATGGAAGCATCGGGGGGAGATCGTATCGTTCGCGATACCGGTGCTCATCGTAATCGTCTTTGCATACTTAGCCGTCACGAACCCGATAGGGGACCACTGGGATCCGCTCATCTCTCCCAATAGCACGCGTAACGCCCTTTTTGAGTCCGAGATCGATGCGTACAGCACGGTTGCAAATGTCAGTCAGTCACCGATAAAGACCGACAGATACTACGCAGAGAGCCAGAAGTGGGTGCTTAACGCCACTATCCCGTTCGATGACGAGGTCTACTCGCGCAACTACGGGGGGCTATCCAGGAATTTGGTATTGATCAGGAGCGTCGTTGAAGACGAACCGTTTACTCTGTACTCGGTGACCTACAGGCTTGATTACAGCCTAGGTTCCGACCTCATGGGAGCCGGATTCTCACGGATATACGACTCCCGAACCGTAAAGGGCTACCTCTTCCAATAG
- a CDS encoding glycosyltransferase family 2 protein gives MRPDTAYWFPSPTTRFSGEYVLIIGAMPAFNEEKFIAKTILGTRKHVDRVIVIDDGSSDATGEIAEALGALVVKHPENQGYGGALRTIFETARNLHADRLIIIDSDGQHDPGEIPDLLGLLDAGADIVIGSRFVEEADGAIPSYRKFGMKVLDLATNMAGSVETTDSQSGFRAYGKRAIDSIKVSGNGMSAGSEILIQAREHNLRVAETPINVRYDIGDTSTQHPLLHGLSVLGIVFEMACFRNPLVAFFIPGAIITLLGFSMGAHSISEYLMGSSFPILPGLASVILINLGLFLVNSGLVLKSLVIFLHTMV, from the coding sequence ATGCGGCCTGACACTGCGTACTGGTTTCCTAGCCCGACAACTAGGTTTTCGGGGGAATATGTGTTGATTATCGGAGCTATGCCTGCCTTTAACGAGGAGAAGTTCATCGCGAAGACGATTCTCGGGACGAGAAAGCATGTCGACCGCGTTATCGTCATCGATGACGGCTCATCGGATGCCACTGGTGAGATCGCCGAAGCACTGGGAGCCCTTGTCGTAAAGCATCCCGAAAACCAAGGATATGGAGGTGCTCTCCGGACGATATTCGAGACCGCTCGGAACCTGCATGCGGATCGACTGATCATCATCGATTCGGACGGTCAGCACGATCCCGGAGAAATCCCGGATTTGCTTGGCCTACTGGACGCCGGCGCCGATATCGTCATAGGATCTCGTTTTGTGGAAGAGGCCGACGGCGCCATCCCCTCTTACAGAAAGTTCGGCATGAAAGTCCTTGACCTCGCTACAAACATGGCAGGAAGCGTTGAGACAACCGATTCCCAGAGTGGTTTCCGTGCATATGGGAAGCGGGCGATAGACTCCATCAAAGTCAGCGGCAATGGGATGAGCGCCGGCTCCGAGATCCTGATCCAAGCCCGAGAGCACAATTTACGGGTCGCGGAAACCCCGATCAACGTCCGCTACGACATCGGGGATACATCCACCCAACATCCGTTGCTTCATGGGTTGTCCGTCCTAGGGATCGTATTCGAGATGGCATGTTTCCGAAACCCCCTGGTGGCCTTTTTCATCCCAGGTGCGATCATAACCCTCCTGGGATTTTCTATGGGCGCTCACTCGATCTCCGAGTACCTCATGGGATCCTCGTTTCCGATCCTGCCCGGCCTTGCGAGCGTGATCCTGATCAACCTCGGGTTGTTCTTGGTGAATTCCGGCTTGGTGCTGAAATCTCTGGTGATATTCCTTCATACGATGGTGTAA
- a CDS encoding glycosyltransferase family 4 protein: protein MKIGIISEYFPKSENLEIRGGIEARTYHLSRNLARSHEVVVIAAREDGVGAVDEVEGVQVLRTGRSKNYTQAGSLSERLSFMRDAVELGKQQDLDIIEGTNFLSYPVAWKIGTSLGIPCVITYHDVWINRWIQNIGLSGVLGEVLERYTRAKSWDLIIAVSNYTRDNLQNRHFKAENMATIYNGIDIPSYRQIRAEPYAAPTICTVARLVRYKRIDLLISALPLVKKEIPDVMLKIIGSGPEEENLRDLVRKMDLQKHVEFMGFVEHHDDVKRILSASDVFALPSTVEGFGIVVIEALASGTPYVASDIPPIREITEGGKGGRLFRPNNVAELAEGLIELLGDKGRCRDTLQGIEEHIRRYDWATLAGEVEQWYRVLADEDRLLQDRVPAC, encoded by the coding sequence ATGAAGATCGGCATCATCTCGGAGTATTTTCCCAAAAGTGAGAACCTGGAGATCCGGGGCGGCATAGAGGCGAGAACATATCACCTGAGCAGAAACCTCGCACGCTCTCATGAGGTTGTCGTCATTGCCGCTCGCGAGGACGGTGTCGGAGCGGTGGACGAGGTCGAAGGGGTGCAGGTCCTTCGCACCGGCAGGAGCAAGAACTACACTCAGGCAGGATCGCTCTCTGAGCGGTTGAGTTTCATGCGCGACGCCGTCGAACTCGGGAAGCAGCAGGACCTCGACATCATCGAAGGCACCAACTTTCTATCATATCCGGTAGCGTGGAAGATCGGGACTTCCTTGGGGATACCCTGCGTCATAACGTATCATGACGTCTGGATCAACAGATGGATACAAAACATCGGGCTTTCCGGGGTTTTAGGAGAGGTCCTTGAGCGATATACGCGGGCAAAGTCCTGGGACTTGATCATTGCGGTAAGCAATTATACACGGGACAATCTCCAAAATCGACATTTTAAGGCGGAGAATATGGCCACGATCTATAACGGGATCGATATCCCGAGTTATCGGCAGATCCGGGCCGAACCCTATGCCGCCCCGACGATCTGTACGGTGGCCAGATTAGTGAGGTACAAGCGGATAGACCTTCTGATCTCCGCACTGCCCCTCGTTAAAAAGGAAATACCTGATGTAATGCTGAAAATAATCGGTTCGGGCCCCGAAGAGGAGAATTTGAGAGATCTTGTGAGAAAAATGGACCTCCAGAAGCACGTTGAGTTTATGGGGTTCGTCGAGCATCATGACGACGTAAAACGGATTCTGTCGGCCTCCGACGTTTTTGCCCTTCCGAGCACGGTGGAAGGCTTCGGTATCGTCGTTATCGAGGCGTTAGCCTCCGGAACGCCCTATGTGGCGTCGGATATTCCCCCGATACGCGAGATAACGGAGGGAGGGAAGGGCGGCCGCCTTTTCAGGCCGAATAACGTCGCAGAACTGGCAGAAGGGTTGATCGAGTTGCTCGGGGACAAGGGGCGCTGCAGAGATACGCTGCAGGGTATCGAAGAGCATATCCGGAGGTACGACTGGGCAACCCTGGCAGGAGAAGTCGAGCAATGGTATCGGGTGCTGGCGGATGAGGATAGGCTACTTCAAGACCGAGTTCCCGCATGTTGA